A genome region from Primulina eburnea isolate SZY01 chromosome 9, ASM2296580v1, whole genome shotgun sequence includes the following:
- the LOC140841148 gene encoding GDSL esterase/lipase APG-like, translating into MGFTLVCALAFAILCSCVNSQSLSLVPAIITFGDSVVDVGNNDYVHTIFKANYPPYGRDFKNHEATGRFCNGKLATDITAENLGFTSYPPAYLSPQATGKSLLIGTNFASAGSGYDDRTALLSQAIPLSQQIQYYKEYQGKLKSVAGSSQAASIISGAVYIVSFGSSDFVQNYYVNPFLNKAYTPDQYSSYLVGIFTNTIKTLHGLGARRIGATSLPPTGCLPAARTLFGFQQSGCVSRLNSDAQSFNKKLNSAAKQLLKQLPGLKLVIFDIYKPLNDIISNPAKNGFKEATKGCCGTGTVETTTLLCNPKSIGTCSNASEYVFWDSVHPSQAANQLLADSLIIQGIGLIT; encoded by the exons atgGGGTTTACTTTGGTCTGTGCATTGGCTTTTGCCATTTTGTGCAGCTGTGTTAACTCTCAGAGCCTTTCATTGGTTCCTGCGATCATCACATTTGGCGATTCTGTGGTTGATGTGGGAAATAATGATTATGTTCACACCATTTTCAAGGCCAATTATCCACCTTACGGCAGGGATTTCAAGAACCACGAAGCTACAGGAAGGTTCTGTAATGGGAAATTAGCCACGGATATTACTG CTGAAAATCTTGGATTTACGAGCTATCCGCCGGCGTATCTCAGTCCACAGGCAACCGGAAAGAGCCTTCTTATAGGAACCAATTTTGCTTCCGCAGGATCTGGATATGATGATCGTACAGCCCTTCTAAGT CAAGCAATTCCATTATCGCAGCAAATACAGTACTACAAAGAGTACCAAGGGAAGCTAAAAAGTGTAGCTGGAAGCAGTCAAGCAGCATCAATTATTAGTGGTGCCGTGTACATAGTGTCGTTTGGAAGCAGTGATTTTGTTCAGAATTATTATGTGAACCCTTTTCTCAACAAAGCCTACACTCCCGATCAGTACTCTTCATATCTTGTTGGCATCTTCACAAATACAATCAAG ACTTTACATGGGTTAGGAGCAAGAAGAATTGGGGCGACTTCACTTCCACCAACAGGCTGCCTCCCTGCAGCAAGAACCCTATTCGGTTTCCAACAAAGCGGCTGTGTATCCAGGCTCAACAGCGATGCTCAATCTTTTAACAAGAAGCTCAACTCGGCGGCAAAACAGCTGCTGAAACAACTTCCAGGCCTCAAGCTCGTTATTTTCGACATCTACAAACCTCTAAACGACATCATTTCAAATCCTGCCAAAAACG GGTTCAAAGAAGCAACGAAAGGTTGTTGTGGGACTGGCACGGTGGAGACAACGACGTTGCTTTGCAATCCCAAGTCGATAGGCACCTGCAGCAACGCGTCCGAGTACGTGTTCTGGGACAGCGTGCATCCGTCTCAGGCTGCAAATCAGCTTCTCGCCGACAGCTTGATCATTCAAGGGATCGGTCTTATTACTTGA